The sequence below is a genomic window from Dethiosulfovibrio faecalis.
CGTTCGACGATATTTGCAAGAGCTTATATCTACGCTTTTACCATTACCAAAAGCATTTTATAAGGGGTGAGTGCCTTTAGGGCATGAGGCACATTGGCGGGCATAACCACAGCATCCCCCGCTTTGGCGGTGGTACAGTCCTCACCTATGGTTATCTTGACACTTCCTTCTAGTACGTAAGCCATGGCATCTCCCGGGGCACGATGGGTACTTAACCCTTCGTTGGTATCGAAGGAAAACATCGTCACCACAACGCCTGGCTTGTTAGCCAAAGTAAGGCTAGAGACCTTCCCTGGATTTATTGCAACGAGATCGGTCAGAGTAAAAGGCACACAGTGTTCCACATTTTTAATGATTTTTTCCGCAGTTTCCACCATCTTTATCGCTCCTTCTAAAAATCAAATCATGGTAATCTGTAGTACCTTGAAAGCCTCTGCGCCACCTACGGCATGAGGAACGTCCTTAGGCACCATAAAGACCTCTCCAGCCTTTAACCTGCTCTTTCGCTCTCCCTGAGCGATCAAGGTCTCTCCTTCCACCACTAGATACATGGTATCTCCGGGGTAACGCTCTTCGCTCACCATTTCCCTGTCCGCAAAGGTAAAAAGCGAGACGTGCACGTGATCGCTTTCGGAAAGGGCCATGCTCACAACCTGGTTCTTCTCTCCTTCGATAAGAGACGCCAGTCCCTCCGCTTCCTGTGTCGGAAGATTTTTTAGAATCCCCACTCGCAAATCCCTCCTATAAAAGTTAAAACTCGTCATCTAGCGAGATCGTACTAATCCCCTCACGGACGGATCACACCGTGATAAGGGAGATTATCCGGGCACGCATCTCCGAAAGCTCCTCGGTATCCACATGGCGCCCTTCTCTTCCAGAAAGGGAGATCTCTTCGATCACCCTGGCAGGACGACGTGAAAAAACCAGTATCCGACTTGCGACCGTCAAGGCTTCATCGATTTCGTGAGTTATGAATAGCACTCCCTGTCTTCTGGTTTCCCACACCCTCAAAAGAGTGGAAAGCATCTCCTGTCGCAAACAATAATCTAAACCTTGAAAGGGTTCATCCATAAGCAGCAGCCGACTGGGATAATAGAAAGCCCTGGCTATGCCGCATCGTTTCAGCATGCCGCCAGAGAGCTGACTCGGATAGAACCCCTCAAACCCCTTTAGCCCGACAGCCTCTATAAGACCAAGAATCTCCTCCCTATTCTCGACGTTCCTCACAAGTCGAACATTGTCGTATACAGTTTCCCAAGGAAGGAGCCGGTTATCCTGAAAGACATAGGCTATACACTCTCTGTCCGCTTCCACGATCCCTCGATCGGGAGACACCAGACCGGAGATAGCGTTAAGCAAAGTTGACTTTCCACAGCCGGAAGGCCCTATGACAGCTACTATTTCGTCCTCTTTGACTTCGAATGAAACGTCCTGCAAAACAGGAAGGGAACGGAAGCTTTTCGTTACATTACGAACTCGTAACACGTCCATCGTCCTTCCAGGAAAATAGAAACCGGGCGACATACCCCGAGAGATAGAACAGCGCCACGGTGATTATGGACCAGGCTATTATGGTCTCGGGTTCCACGTTCAACCTCGCATCTTTTATCATTCCACCGATACCGTCGCTGGTCGTCAGGACCTCGCCCATGACGACTATTTTCCATGCAAGCCCCAAAGCTACTTTAAAGCTGGAATTGAAGTAGGACATCACCGACGGGAAAACGACGTGAAACATCTTCTTTCTCTCCGAGAAACGATACAGATACGCCATCTCGAGAAGCCCGGGATCCACGTTCCTGATACCCTCGGAGACACTGATAGAGATGACCGGAATGGTCGCCGTGACAACTATGAACACGGCAGGCTTGCCGTTAAACCCGAACCACACCAACGCCAGGACCACCCATGCCACAGGCGGGACGGTCTGAAGGATCCCCACCATGGGAGAAAGGATATTCCGAAACCGCTCGGAATATCCCATGATAACTCCAAGGATCACCCCGCCCAGAACCCCCACGAAAAGCCCGGCGAGCAGACGAAAGAGGGTAATCAGGATCATCGAGTAGAGAGCAGGGGTCGAGCATATCTCGTAGAGAGATTGGCAAACGCTCTTTATGGCCGGAACCACGAGAGGAGAGAAGAAAAAGGTCAGAGATTGCCATAGTCCTAAGACCAGAAGCAACGAAAGAGCTCTATCCGCAACCGCCATGGTTCGTTTTTTAGTCTTCGACGTAATACATGCCATCGTCGGGAACTCTGCCTCCAATCGTCCTGGGATCAAAGTCCAGCAAAAAGCCGAAGAAGAGATCCAGATCGGCTTTGGCCTCCATGGCATCCTCGAAATGAAGCCCCATGCTGGGTATCGCCCTGGTTAACAGTTCTCCATCCAGGGCTAGATATTTCTCGGCCAGTTTACCCGCCTCCTCAGGGTGTTCCAAGGTCCAGATAAGACCCTCTTCGTAGCCTTTCTGAAAATCTTCTACGAGATCGGGGTTTTTTTTCGCGAAATCTCCCATAACTCCCATCCCCGCATTGGGAATTCTGGAATCGTTCTTGTTAATACGTCGCCACTCCTCCTCGAAGCTCGCGCCTACCCGGGCTTTCGGATTGGACATAAGAACCTTGGTGGCCATGGGCTCGATCAGAGTTGCGTATTCCGCCCTGCCCGAGGCGATCATAGCAGCTACCTCGGGCATGGAAGCGTAAACGATATTTACGTCCTTTTCGGGATCGAGCCCCGCCTCTTCCAAAAAACACCGGGTAAAGACATCGGGAGGAGAGCTCTTGAGGTTCACGTAGACATCCTTACCTCTGAGATCACTCCAGCTTCTAAACTCTCGGTCCGTGGTTATAAAATAGGTGACGCCCCATGTGTTCACGTTCAGAAGCCTTACATCCAACCCCTTGTTGTAGAGCTTGGACATAACGGTCAGAGGGAAAGCCAGAAAGTGATGCTTTTTATCCTGCACCATGGCTATTAAGGTCTCGGCCTCACTCCAAAAATCTAACTTGATCCTTACTTCGTCGCCTAGAGTATTGTTTTCCATCATGTAGAGCAACGGCAATGCAGGAGGGGCCTTAGGAGTCCCTACGGTTATTAAAAAAGTCCCTTTCTCCTCGGAGTATCCAGAAGCGACCATTAGAAAAACCATGGTAACCGCGCACATGACACCTATAATTCTCTTCAGCATCTTAATCTACCCTTTCTTGACCGTCTTAAACCTCGTCAAGCGACGAAAGTCATTGCATGTCTAACGAACTAAATTAGACAAACCTTACTATGTAAGATCTAGCCTGTCAAGAAAAACAACGAGGCTAAGGCAGGGTCTTACCTCTAGTACCAGTTGACGAACAGCCGTCAGGGTCATAGAATAAAACAAACGATTTAAACGCATGTTTGAAAAGGAGACTCGACATGACAGGGATAAAGACGACCAAGCAGAAGATCCTCGACGCCGCAGGGATAGTTTTCGGGGAGAAAAGCTACAACGAGGCCACGATAAGGGAGATATGTTCACTGGCCGAGGTAAACCTTGCGTCGGTAAACTACCACTTCGGGAGCAAGGAGATGCTGTACCGGGCCCTCCTGGAGAACATACTCACCACCATCATAGAGAGACATCCGGCTGTGCCGCCGGGAGACCACTCCGCCGAGGAAAGGCTGGCCTTTTTCCTGAGAGCCTACGTCAATCGGCTCGTCGGAGAGGCTCGAATCCCCGGCAACGAGGGCAGAATAGCCCTGCTTTCACGGGAACTGCTCCATCCCTCGCCGATAATGACGGAACTCATGGTCGAACACGTCTACCCCCAAAGGGACATACTAATGTCCACCGTGGCGGAGCTTTTGGGAGACGATGCCACGAGACGGCAGGTGCTGCTTTGCGTCATGAGCTCGGTGAGTCAGTGCTTCTACATGATATTTTTCAGCGACACAATAAAGGCCATCGGCCTGGCCGGAGAGGCCAGGGATATAGACATGGACACCCTCGCCCGCCACGCCGCGACCTTCGCCCTGGCGGGTATAAAGGCGATCCGTAAGGGAGGGAAGATCGATGGATAAAAAAAGGGCTTTCATAGGAATCGCCGCGGTAGGAGCGGCCCTTACGATAGCGGCAGCTGCGTCCTGGACCCTGGGAAAAAGCGGAAACGGGACCATCTCCCTCTCCGGAACGGTGGAGGCCACCACGTCGACCCTCAGCTTTCGTGTAGGAGGATATGTAAAGACCGTCCGCGTCGACGAGGGAGACCGGGTAAAAAAAGGGGAGGTCCTGGCGAAACTGGACACCGAAGATCTGAAGCTGGCGCTGGAGACTGCAATAGCAGAACAGATTATGGCGGCGGCGAACCTGGAGGAGATGGAGGAAGGCAGCCGCCCGGAGGAGATAGCCGCTGCCAGCGCCGACGTCCAGAAGGCCAAGGCGGCCTTGGCCGAGATGGAGGGAGGCTCCAGGGTCCAGCAGATAGCCGAGGCTCAGGCCAGGCTTAACCAGGCCGTCGCCGCCAGACGGTCCGCCGAGGCCACTTTGGAGATGGCCAAGGCAGACGACGAGAGGTTCGGAAACCTCTATAAATCGGGATCCATAGGCCAGAGGGAGTACGAATCCTACAGGACGGCATACCGCAACGCCC
It includes:
- a CDS encoding cupin domain-containing protein, yielding MVETAEKIIKNVEHCVPFTLTDLVAINPGKVSSLTLANKPGVVVTMFSFDTNEGLSTHRAPGDAMAYVLEGSVKITIGEDCTTAKAGDAVVMPANVPHALKALTPYKMLLVMVKA
- a CDS encoding cupin domain-containing protein, whose product is MGILKNLPTQEAEGLASLIEGEKNQVVSMALSESDHVHVSLFTFADREMVSEERYPGDTMYLVVEGETLIAQGERKSRLKAGEVFMVPKDVPHAVGGAEAFKVLQITMI
- a CDS encoding ABC transporter ATP-binding protein, whose protein sequence is MQDVSFEVKEDEIVAVIGPSGCGKSTLLNAISGLVSPDRGIVEADRECIAYVFQDNRLLPWETVYDNVRLVRNVENREEILGLIEAVGLKGFEGFYPSQLSGGMLKRCGIARAFYYPSRLLLMDEPFQGLDYCLRQEMLSTLLRVWETRRQGVLFITHEIDEALTVASRILVFSRRPARVIEEISLSGREGRHVDTEELSEMRARIISLITV
- a CDS encoding ABC transporter permease — encoded protein: MACITSKTKKRTMAVADRALSLLLVLGLWQSLTFFFSPLVVPAIKSVCQSLYEICSTPALYSMILITLFRLLAGLFVGVLGGVILGVIMGYSERFRNILSPMVGILQTVPPVAWVVLALVWFGFNGKPAVFIVVTATIPVISISVSEGIRNVDPGLLEMAYLYRFSERKKMFHVVFPSVMSYFNSSFKVALGLAWKIVVMGEVLTTSDGIGGMIKDARLNVEPETIIAWSIITVALFYLSGYVARFLFSWKDDGRVTSS
- a CDS encoding ABC transporter substrate-binding protein, which gives rise to MLKRIIGVMCAVTMVFLMVASGYSEEKGTFLITVGTPKAPPALPLLYMMENNTLGDEVRIKLDFWSEAETLIAMVQDKKHHFLAFPLTVMSKLYNKGLDVRLLNVNTWGVTYFITTDREFRSWSDLRGKDVYVNLKSSPPDVFTRCFLEEAGLDPEKDVNIVYASMPEVAAMIASGRAEYATLIEPMATKVLMSNPKARVGASFEEEWRRINKNDSRIPNAGMGVMGDFAKKNPDLVEDFQKGYEEGLIWTLEHPEEAGKLAEKYLALDGELLTRAIPSMGLHFEDAMEAKADLDLFFGFLLDFDPRTIGGRVPDDGMYYVED
- a CDS encoding CerR family C-terminal domain-containing protein codes for the protein MTGIKTTKQKILDAAGIVFGEKSYNEATIREICSLAEVNLASVNYHFGSKEMLYRALLENILTTIIERHPAVPPGDHSAEERLAFFLRAYVNRLVGEARIPGNEGRIALLSRELLHPSPIMTELMVEHVYPQRDILMSTVAELLGDDATRRQVLLCVMSSVSQCFYMIFFSDTIKAIGLAGEARDIDMDTLARHAATFALAGIKAIRKGGKIDG